One Capsicum annuum cultivar UCD-10X-F1 chromosome 2, UCD10Xv1.1, whole genome shotgun sequence genomic window carries:
- the LOC107859126 gene encoding uncharacterized protein LOC107859126 isoform X3: MRELKISSVKVKRKGHYYHLPDTMIVRCVFEGTKNSWFLSVDASRFHCVGNDEDQSVREDTIGKTRKKRRKKKGKNSSTCHDVVANMVLGSTDKFEGSRGLEQKEGVEMKIFDKLADVDSTVHVTESKLKTSPVKDQASNKERPAPVSKDIFEMNLVRRPILESIVSGDSELGTDVANTTGEQELIPNCDFEMPMSEKLRDASTRVRVSSYQLGDLQGAAENSFGRKRSRAKKSTSHEELDMKNTVEASQNAYASEQDIVRNDGSSDANTKVGSIMPKTDVNHINEKEKEGKLSVAPGAETSLPSENNEATGATKEQLLSAKRTLDEKGNIESGHASSMKRKKKGHRRSAEKFPDKLDGEDDSWVNCRSLAAGTGSTTDPVTEQSKKGEISFDAEVKGPPHNKDLVQVQSAACRSSGYAKAEMTIKEVETISTAPTDVKAAEGHGNSGRSKKKKTEVEVSIYNNDVSCAPSVTHDPPANHFVQGSNQDKNTLPGGQKKGASKQVSKSAYAAGSHHQVEKGTCIGAEPLPVEEKEVEHLLLNHTDKNQETLSIAEKRLKTKTKKGESSKKSKSILSIEDQEVGHKDLAASINKLEDSHFIQGSNQDKNALLASRKKGASEQLSKSAYAAGSHHQVEKETSIEAELLPIEEKGNEVEHLLLNQTDKNQETPSIAEKRPKMKTKKSQSSKRCKSILSIQDQEVGHKDLAASKAKLEDVNPLPQPMEMDESGKNSHVDHLAGTNLENQRNSGTHSNFGSSREDVRNADSVTSTKEALGEMHVPDVNTYKSEGINFKKYFVPGQQGEVASKKPTKSNRHTKAGRKSKDGMTSRETLEDISNSRIEVAIPSRSSAQGDKTPEETGKLAIFDAPAYKNKSEESMDESTSSSSSKGSDKFPEDNRRQTGSEIHSLDTRNTKMGTGNIEDFMQPKKGLLPKPWPKFGDSRSRKSDSKEGGNSDSMTETQSDSSSSGNSVEGSEISQSSTPKGANVAKSNDGAKHKLKSNNFLGLDITMDMILRSSSRFKKAKVTAAQSQDEESQPVDVVPDSLLDTQNQ, from the exons ATGAGGGAGTTGAAGATTTCTTCTGTGAAG GTGAAACGAAAAGGACATTACTATCATTTGCCTGACACTATGATTGTTAGATGTGTGTTTGAGGGTACCAAAAACAGCTGGTTCCTTTCTGTTGATGCTTCTAGATTTCACTGCGTTGGAAATGACGAGGACCAATCTGTGAGAGAAGATACAATCGGTAAGACgaggaagaagagaagaaagaagaaagggaAGAACTCATCTACGTGCCATGATGTGGTTGCCAACATGGTTCTGGGTTCCACTGATAAATTCGAGGGAAGTAGGGGATTAGAGCAAAAGGAAGGAGTTGAAATGAAGATCTTTGACAAGTTGGCTGATGTTGACTCTACTGTTCATGTTACTGAATCTAAACTGAAAACATCTCCTGTTAAAGATCAAGCGTCAAACAAAGAGCGTCCAGCACCAGTCAgcaaggatatttttgaaatgaATTTAGTCCGCCGACCTATACTTGAATCTATTGTCTCTGGAGACAGTGAACTTGGAACTGATGTTGCTAATACAACTGGAGAACAGGAACTGATACCAAACTGTGATTTTGAAATGCCCATGAGTGAGAAGTTGCGCGATGCAAGTACCAGGGTTCGAGTGTCTTCCTACCAGTTGGGAGATCTACAAGGAGCAGCAGAAAATAGCTTTGGGAGGAAGAGAAGCAGGGCGAAGAAGTCAACTTCTCATGAAGAGTTAGATATGAAAAATACTGTGGAGGCTTCTCAAAATGCTTATGCATCTGAGCAAGATATCGTCCGTAATGATGGTTCAAGTGATGCAAATACAAAGGTTGGAAGTATTATGCCAAAAACTGATGTGAATCAtataaatgaaaaagagaaagaaggcaAGTTGTCAGTTGCTCCAGGTGCTGAGACATCCCTTCCTTCTGAGAACAATGAAGCAACTGGGGCAACTAAAGAACAACTTCTCTCAGCAAAAAGGACATTGGATGAGAAGGGGAACATTGAATCTGGACATGCTAGCAGCATGAAGCGTAAGAAAAAGGGTCACAGGAGATCTGCTGAAAAGTTTCCTGATAAATTAGATGGAGAGGATGACAGTTGGGTGAACTGCCGCTCTTTAGCTGCAGGGACTGGATCTACAACTGATCCTGTAACTGAGCAGAGTAAGAAAGGTGAAATTTCGTTTGATGCTGAGGTCAAAGGGCCGCCTCACAATAAGGATCTGGTGCAAGTTCAGTCTGCAGCATGCAGATCTTCAGGTTATGCCAAAGCAGAAATGACCATTAAGGAAGTGGAAACTATATCGACAGCTCCCACTGATGTGAAGGCTGCGGAAGGACATGGAAACTCTGGTCGAAGTAAGAAGAAAAAAACAGAAGTGGAGGTTTCCATTTATAATAATGACGTTTCATGTGCCCCTTCAGTGACACATGATCCTCCTGCTAATCATTTTGTTCAAGGGTCTAATCAAGATAAAAATACACTGCCTGGCGGCCAAAAAAAAGGAGCATCAAAACAAGTATCAAAGAGTGCGTATGCTGCAGGTTCTCATCACCAAGTTGAGAAGGGAACCTGCATTGGGGCAGAGCCTCTGCCCGTTGAGGAAAAGGAGGTTGAGCATTTGCTGCTTAACCACACTGATAAAAATCAGGAGACTCTGAGCATTGCAGAAAAGAGACTgaaaacaaaaaccaaaaagGGCGAAAGTTCTAAGAAGAGTAAATCCATTTTGTCTATCGAAGACCAGGAAGTCGGTCACAAAGACTTAGCTGCTTCAATTAATAAACTGGAAGATAGCCATTTCATTCAAGGGTCTAATCAAGATAAAAATGCACTGCTTGCCAGCAGAAAAAAGGGAGCATCAGAACAACTGTCAAAGAGTGCCTATGCTGCAGGTTCTCATCACCAAGTTGAGAAGGAAACCTCCATTGAAGCAGAGCTGCTGCCCATTGAGGAAAAGGGAAATGAGGTTGAGCATTTGCTGCTTAACCAGACTGATAAAAATCAGGAGACTCCGAGCATTGCAGAAAAGAGACCGAAAATGAAAACCAAAAAGAGTCAAAGTTCTAAGAGGTGCAAATCCATTTTGTCTATTCAAGACCAGGAAGTCGGTCACAAAGACTTAGCAGCTTCAAAGGCTAAGCTGGAAGATGTGAACCCTCTACCACAGCCAATGGAGATGGATGAGTCAGGCAAAAATAGTCATGTTGATCATTTGGCTGGTACCAATTTGGAAAATCAGAGAAATTCTGGTACTCATTCCAACTTTGGGAGTTCTAGGGAAGATGTCAGAAATGCTGACTCAGTTACTTCAACTAAGGAGGCGTTAGGAGAGATGCACGTACCTGATGTAAATACTTATAAGAGCGAGGGCATaaatttcaagaaatattttGTTCCTGGCCAACAAGGAGAAGTTGCATCAAAGAAACCAACGAAATCAAACAGACACACAAAAGCTGGCAGAAAATCGAAGGATGGTATGACTTCTAGAGAAACTTTGGAAGATATCTCGAACTCAAGAATTGAGGTGGCAATTCCGAGCCGCTCAAGTGCTCAGGGAGATAAAACACCCGAAGAAACTGGAAAGCTTGCAATTTTTGATGCTCCTGCTTACAAGAACAAAAGTGAAGAATCTATGGATGAATCTACATCCAGCTCCAGCTCAAAAGGTTCTGACAAATTCCCAGAGGACAATAGACGACAAACAGGTTCAGAAATTCATAGTTTGGATACCAGAAATACAAAAATGGGAACTGGAAACATCGAGGATTTTATGCAACCAAAGAAAGGCTTGCTTCCTAAACCATGGCCTAAATTTGGGGATAGTAGATCGAGAAAATCTGACAGTAAGGAGGGTGGAAATTCTGATTCTATGACCGAGACTCAATCAGATTCATCTTCTTCTGGCAACTCAGTCGAAGGGAGTGAAATAAGTCAGTCTTCAACTCCAAAAG GAGCTAATGTTGCAAAAAGCAACGATGGAGCAAAGCATAAGCTCAAATCAAA CAACTTTCTAGGTCTGGACATAACGATGGATATGATTCTGAGAAGCTCTAGCCGTTTCAAGAAGGCTAAGGTCACGGCTGCTCAAAGTCAAGATGAAGAAAGCCAGCCTGTTGATGTTGTCCCTGACAGTCTGCTAGACACTCAGAATCAGTAA